ATAGTGTTTATAACAACTCTGGGACGACTCTTTATTCCTGTGCGGCAGTTTGCCCAGCAGATAACAACTATCCAGAGAGCCCTTTCGGCCCTGGATCATATCAATGTGCTGGCCCGGCAGGAGGTCGAAGAGGCAGAGGTGGCAGCAGGTTCAGGGTTTGGGGATAGTGACGAACCGTTAGAGCTTGAGGAGATAGTCTTTGACAAGGTGTCATTCAGTTACAGCGACAAAGGTCCCGATGTCCTCAAAAACGTATCCTTCACCCTCAGGAAAGGCCAGCGCATTGCCCTTGCGGGATCAACCGGATCAGGCAAGTCAACAATTCTTCGCCTTCTTACCCGCACCTATACAGGTTATAGAGGTTCTATAAGAATTAATGGAGTCGAACTCAGAGATATCCCTTTAAACAAGGTGCGGAATACGATCTCCCTGATGCAACAGGATATTTATTTATTCAACGATACGGTGGGCTTCAATATAGGCCTGGGCCGTACCGGCACAGGGCCACATGAGATAGAAGAAGCTGCACGCTTTGTTTTTGCCGACAGGTTTATTGAACAATTACCCGGTAAATATGATTTTACTATTCAAGACAACGGTGATAATATTTCAAAAGGTCAGGGACAGCTTATTTCATTTGCCCGGGCCATCTGCGGTAACAGCCGACTGATAATACTAGATGAGGCCACCAGTGCGGTTGATTCGATTACCGAGTATTATATACAGAAGGCTATTGAAAAGATTTTTGCAAGTCGTACGGTGATAGCCGTGGCACACAGATTGAGTACCATCAGGAACTCGGACCTGATATTGGTGATGGAAAATGGGGAGATTATAGAGAGGGGAAGTCACGAGGAACTGATAAGAATGGGGGGAAAGTACGCCGGTCTTGTGAAGGAGCTTGTTTGATTGTGGTTCCTGCGGAATCAAAAAAAATATTTCCGGTTGTGACTGCGACCTAGAAATTAGTTATATTACAGTAGGACAATAACAAAAACCAAATACTATGAATCCCTTACCATTTACTGAAAGGTATGGCAATCTCCTGAAGCAGGAAGAGTTGCGGACACTGGAGGATCAGATCCTTCCAAACACCTTCGTATTGGAGGCTCCAGAACCTTTCCCTGGGTTTTACGATTATTATTCCGACCATCCTGTGGAAAGTAAGCCATTGTACGTTTACTTTGTTGTAAAACAACTTTACACCCTGGAACAGGTTACAAGGGCTACCCAGAATATCAGAAGGTATTTCCAGTCTGAATTTGATGCTGCGGCAGGGGTTGTAAATATCTACAACAAGGAATATGATGTGATTCGTATTCGTCACCTTCCGGATTACAGTCTGATTTCCGAACTTCAGGCCTGTTACATGGACGAGGGTATCGAGTTTCGCAAGAAACCCGGTGGCCGTCCCGAAGGTCCTGCTCTGATCAGGATCAAGAAGTTTTTTATCATGGATGAGATGCACCCAGGTGTTTACTTCGACGTCGTAGAGAAGGATCACGGCTACTTTACAATTCCCAAGTACCTCAACTGGAAATACTTTGAGGATATCACAAAGAAGGTGAAGTACAACTGGGAAGGCAGTGACTTTGATGCAGCTATAGGACACTTCCATGTTAACTTTGGTATTCAGGATATGATTCGTATCTATAATCCTGATATGCAGGTTGATTTCCTGATGGCTGTAAGAAAGCTATATATGGACAGGATTAAATGATGGTTCTGCCATGCTATAAAATAACAGAGGCTGTCCCCGCGGACAGCCTCTGTCGTTTTATAATGTGCTATTTCCGTTTGCTATCAGCGCACCCCAATGATGGCTACTCTATTGGGGCTTTGCCTTAGCTCAGTTCAAAGTTGCTTCATACAGTTCGTTTACCTTGTTCCAGTTGACTACATTCCAGAAGTTTGCCACATAGTCAGCCCTTTTGTTTTGATACTTGAGGTAGTATGCATGTTCCCATACATCCAGAGCCAGAAGTGGTTTACCCTGTACGGCTTCAGTTTCCATCAAAGGGTTGTCCTGATTGGCAGTGCTGGTGATTGTCAGTGAACCGTCCTCTGTGACTATCAACCAGGCCCAGCCGCTACCGAAGCGTCCTGTTGCTGCAGCATTAAACTTGGTTTGGAAGTTTTCAAGCGAACCAAATTTTGCGTTAATGGCCTGAGCAAGGGTGTCTGATGGAGCACCACCTGTGCCTGCCGGAGCCATCAACGACCAGAAAAGGCTGTGGTTGAAGTATCCTCCTGCATTGTTGCGAATGGCTGCACTGAAGTAGGAGATATTGTCAAAGAAGAACTCCAGAGAGGCTTGTTCGTAGCCTGACCCCTCGATGGCTTTCAGGAAATTGTTGAAATAAGCCTGATGGTGTCTGCTGTAGTGTATCTCCATCGTCTGAGCGTCAATATATGGTTCCAGCGCATCGTATGAGTATGGGAGTGCTGCAAATTCATGGACAACTGCTTCACCTGTGTAAATGGGTACACTTGGTTCTGCAATCTCCTGTGTTTTGGGTGCCGGTGTGGTGCAGGCAACTGCCACTAACACCAGAATAACCAGTGGTATAAGGATTTTTTTCATAGTAAGTTGCTTTTTGTTATTAAACATAAACATAACTGTTTAGAATCAAAAAGGTTCAATGTGAAATACTCTCACTTTGGATTTTGCATTACCTTGCAGTGTATTGGTGCCGGCTTATTGATCGAAGGATGAAGGGGATTTGAACTTTTTTTCTTTTTATTCCTTTGAGTGAAGGTCGAGGTGACCAAAGCAAAAACATTGAATTATGGATAGACTTAAGGCAGTTTTAACCCCGGAAGATATACCGGCCGAACTAAGGGATACTCCCGTTGCCAGGCTGCTGTGCTACCACAACATGGGAATGGTACCCGGAGAACTCAGGAAGGCCGAGCTGCTGATAAGCATGTGTATGGACAATCGGAATCAGTTGCATATACCAAACAACTTTGCCTTTATCTTAAGGTCGGGTGGCGGCAACCTCCGTCACAACGAGTTTAAAGTGTCGTACGCAGTCTCTGTTGGCGGTGTGAAGTACATAGCCCTGATTGGCCACAGCAATTGTGGAATGGTCAACCTGCATGAGAAGAAGGATGCCTTTATTAGTGGTTTGGTGGATAACGCCGGCTGGGACAGGGAATTCGCAGAAGATCACTTTAACCAGTTTTCCCCGATCTTTGAAATTGGAAATGAAATAGACTTTCTATTGTCTGAGTCAGCCAGACTACGAGGACGATACCCTAGGATCAACGTAGTTCCTCTCTACTATAAAATAGAGGACCATAAGCTCTACCTTGTAAATGAAAAATAAAACTCCCACGGCCCAGAGGCCGGGGAGCTGAAAGACTTTTATACGATACCTGCAAAGCCCATAAAGGCCATTGCCATAATCCCTGCAATGATTAGTGATATTGGTGCACCTTTGAGACCTTCAGGTACATCCATCAGATCCATATGTTCCCTTATTCCAGCAAAGGTCACAATGGCAAGACCGTAACCAACAGCAGTAGCAAAGGAGAATACCACACTTTCAACGATATTGTAGTTGTAACCAATTGTCATTACTGCCACACCCAATATTGCACAGTTTGTTGTAATCAGTGGCAAAAATACTCCAAGGGCCTGGTATAATGAGGGACTCACCTTTTTCAGAACTATCTCAACCATCTGCACCAGCGCGGCAATTACCAGGATAAAGCTGATTGTCTGCAGGTAGGTAATATTAAACGGCACTAGTACA
The genomic region above belongs to Xiashengella succiniciproducens and contains:
- a CDS encoding ABC transporter ATP-binding protein encodes the protein MNFAWKNKLLSAEDWALVKKFGRYFVPHRKWLYISLASIPITTAGGIVLLWLVEKIVDDHILTGDIAGLKLYTAIAGVVLVVNFLFDGLYSYSFSKAGGLAVTDMRRELFGRSLRFPMKYYDRNPIGITLSRLTSDMESITESFASGILGLLADSIRTLALSFYLVYLNWQLSLVVAIVVPLIMLTIRYLRKKIRKAFDESRTSLARSAAYLQESLYGMKTIQLYAATETAFRKYDGFNKQYADAQNKSNVYDGALYSIIDGITSVATALVIWYGAAQVWDLDYTIGVLIVFITTLGRLFIPVRQFAQQITTIQRALSALDHINVLARQEVEEAEVAAGSGFGDSDEPLELEEIVFDKVSFSYSDKGPDVLKNVSFTLRKGQRIALAGSTGSGKSTILRLLTRTYTGYRGSIRINGVELRDIPLNKVRNTISLMQQDIYLFNDTVGFNIGLGRTGTGPHEIEEAARFVFADRFIEQLPGKYDFTIQDNGDNISKGQGQLISFARAICGNSRLIILDEATSAVDSITEYYIQKAIEKIFASRTVIAVAHRLSTIRNSDLILVMENGEIIERGSHEELIRMGGKYAGLVKELV
- a CDS encoding superoxide dismutase, which gives rise to MKKILIPLVILVLVAVACTTPAPKTQEIAEPSVPIYTGEAVVHEFAALPYSYDALEPYIDAQTMEIHYSRHHQAYFNNFLKAIEGSGYEQASLEFFFDNISYFSAAIRNNAGGYFNHSLFWSLMAPAGTGGAPSDTLAQAINAKFGSLENFQTKFNAAATGRFGSGWAWLIVTEDGSLTITSTANQDNPLMETEAVQGKPLLALDVWEHAYYLKYQNKRADYVANFWNVVNWNKVNELYEATLN
- a CDS encoding carbonic anhydrase, which encodes MDRLKAVLTPEDIPAELRDTPVARLLCYHNMGMVPGELRKAELLISMCMDNRNQLHIPNNFAFILRSGGGNLRHNEFKVSYAVSVGGVKYIALIGHSNCGMVNLHEKKDAFISGLVDNAGWDREFAEDHFNQFSPIFEIGNEIDFLLSESARLRGRYPRINVVPLYYKIEDHKLYLVNEK
- the rsxA gene encoding electron transport complex subunit RsxA, whose translation is MTYLLLIISAIFVNNIVLAQFLGICPFLGVSKRVPTAIGMAGAVTFVMVIATIVTWMIQNFVLVPFNITYLQTISFILVIAALVQMVEIVLKKVSPSLYQALGVFLPLITTNCAILGVAVMTIGYNYNIVESVVFSFATAVGYGLAIVTFAGIREHMDLMDVPEGLKGAPISLIIAGIMAMAFMGFAGIV